A window of the Hordeum vulgare subsp. vulgare chromosome 5H, MorexV3_pseudomolecules_assembly, whole genome shotgun sequence genome harbors these coding sequences:
- the LOC123395918 gene encoding internal alternative NAD(P)H-ubiquinone oxidoreductase A1, mitochondrial-like, translated as MKAGGGHANSQVKVDLGPKFVYKHLGSMATVGRYKALVDLRQSKGSKGISIAGFASWFIWRSAYVTRVVSWRNRLYVALCVDAPSLFG; from the exons ATGAAAGCTGGAGGAGGGCATGCAAACTCCCAGGTTAAAGTTGATCTAGGTCCAAAGTTTGTGTATAAGCATCTAGGGAGTATGGCAACCGTTGGAAGGTACAAAGCTCTGGTGGATCTGAGGCAAAGCAAG GGCTCGAAGGGCATATCCATCGCAGGATTTGCAAGCTGGTTCATCTGGCGCTCGGCATACGTGACTCGTGTTGTCAGCTGGAGAAATAGGCTCTATGTGGCTCTATGTGTTGATGCTCCAAGTCTGTTTGGATGA